The following nucleotide sequence is from Paroedura picta isolate Pp20150507F chromosome 1, Ppicta_v3.0, whole genome shotgun sequence.
GTCTGTTCCAGAAAAGATCTGTCCCCCCTGTTTCGTCTGACATCAACGGTTTGCTGTCTAGCTAACCTAAGTTTTGTTcaacgtgtgtgtgtgaatgagggtCACTTTGTGTATTGGTACGCTGTGGCAGGATTAATGGAAGCTGTAGCTGAGAAGTACATATGTATGACAGTCTtaaaatttaattattaaatGTTTTCTTCCCATCTCTCATTTGCTTGATAGAAGGGAGGGTACACTAGTCTTGCATGTACCTGACCTCTTTTCTCTCAAGCAGATTTGAAGATTTTTTGCTTCCAGAAGCCTTGATGCTAATGAACTGTGACCTCTCAATTTGGGTACCTGCTGTTTGTTTTATCCCGTGGAACTGGGGTTCTTAACTGCAGTTCAGTGCTGGTCAGGTATCCTGACTGCTGGGCAAGAAGCAAACCAGATTGTTGCAGTGCTCAGGTTCAGATACAGACGAACATTGTGCCTACAAAGGGAAGAGATAAAAAAGTTTGTACTTTTTTTTAATAGAAGTTTAGTTTATGTTTATGGAATACAAGTCTAAATCTGTGTTAAAGTTTAGCCCTTGCAAAGAGGAAGATAGGAAGTGTAGCTGCATATTTCACCTGATGCATTCTCAAACCCCCCTGGTATTGTTGCAACCACAACTTCCAGGATAAGGATGAATGCAAAAGTAAACTGTAGAACTATCCAAAATGCAGAACATTCTCTTGTTGTTCTGCATTATTTCACATCTGCAACAAGTACGTGAATGCACTTTAATATAATCTGTTCTTAGAATGAAATTACTGTgtatttctgtttataatttgtaaaCCAGTCCTAAGATCTGAACTAGTAGGCATTTTCTATTCAAGATTTTCAGAGGCTTTTCTAAGCACTTTAGATAATGATATTGTTGATGTTCCAAACATTTCATTAGTAATAATCTGTAAATTGCTTATTGCCCAGATGTAAAACAAATTCACAGGTATTCCAGTTCCCATCTTTATTTTGTAACTAGGGCAGGAGGACCTGCAGAGGAAGTGGCCTAGCTTGCCAGCCGCAAGAGCCCTGCCGCCCTTTCCCCTCAGCTCTATCACCCTTGCTCCTGTAGAGCAGGGAGGGCCAGGTGATGAGCCGGGTTGGATGACCACCCTGAGCTTTCCCCATGGACAGGAGGCTTGGGCACATGGCATGGCTGGACAGCCTTTCCCGCCcccctggcagccaggagggcGGGGCAGTGGAAATACAGCTGGATAGCCATCCCCAGCACCCAGGCTGACCACCTGCCAGCTTTTCCTCCTTAGGACAACTGCTGGGAAGCAACAAGGaggtgcaggggggtggggaagagcctctgaatGGTCCTCAGTCGGGAACTGCCATCACCTTGTTGGGATTGTCCATGAGGCGCAGTCAGAGCCTTAGCACATTGTTGAAAGACAGAAAGGTTTTATGGGGGGTGATGATGATTCCCAGTTCCATACTTGGTACATATGATCCAGATGTAGGAGCCAGTTCCAAAATTTGCAAGCTATTATATTCAGTCAGATATTCAAAATGCAATGATATAATGATAAATTCTCAAGAACAAAATAATTCATGCTGattgttttctttttgcaatgAAATATTTGCAGATGAAACACAGTACTCTTTTTTCATGTTTATCACTCCGTGCCCCCTCCACTTTGCTGAAGGCTATACTTCAACTATGATGTATTAATTTGCCCTGCAGTAAGTTGCTGTGTGATGACTTAAAAACCAAATAAatgtagagtccagtagcacctttaagatcaacaaggatttatttagggtgtgagctttcgacttgaaagctcacaacctgaataaatccttgttggtcttaaaggtgctgctggactctgattttattgtgctgcttcagaccaacatggctatccatttgaatctatctttaaaaACCAAGTGTGAGTTGATGCTCTTGTTTAGAAGGATGCTAGTTCAAAATGTACCGCTTCAGTTAAGCATCAGACACCATATACAGTGTTATATACAGTGTTAGAGAGctagttttttgtaccccactttttactacccaaaggagtctcaaagcggcttctcttcctcttgccacaacagaaaccctgggaggtaggtgaggctgagaactatgactaacccaaggtcactccacCTGGCTACATGTGCTACAGATCAgaaaccagtacaccatgctggctcatgtgCTTGCATTTATATGCATGAAGTCCAAAAACACAGCTATAACTTCTGTAGACACTAGAGAAGAGAAACGTTGAAGAATAGCATCTTTACAGATGTTAACGAACTGTCTTGTAAATGGCAAAGATAGGAACAACTAGTTGAGAAAAGCAACTTGTAAAAAGGTTTTAGGCAGGGAAATAAAAAGCAAGGAAATCTGTTGGAAGAACTCCAGAAACAAGCAGCCACATTGCTGCTAGGAAGAAACAACATAGCATAAGAGAATATAGGAAGAGACAGGCTCACATTAGTTTGGGCTTCATGGTTTCACCCCCGTATGCACCGCCTCCAGGAGCTAGACGGTCTGTTATTGGCATCAATCAGAGCCTGCGGTcttttccatcatggctccaGCTCTGTGGGATAAGCTACCTGGAGAGGTGAGGGGTCTCTTCTTGAAGATCTTGAGGAAGTACTGCTAGCCCTAcctgtttgccagggcttttgatgGAATTTGAATGGCAGGCATCGTTGAAGGAGTGGGAATCTGAGGAGAGAAGGCAGGATATACATGTTTAAGTTAATGATGTTTCATTGCTGTTCAGGATAGTTCTGATTAGTGCTGGGATGGGTAGGTCTCAGCAGGCAAACCATCTCCTTTCTCAACTTCAACTCCAAGCACCTTTCTCCTCTCTGCTCCCTGGTCAGCTGTGCACCAAGACAGAGACAAAGGAAGAAGCAGTGGTGCAGCAGCTGGCCTAACTGAGGATAACAGGAGCACTGCTAAAGGTGGCATTACTGTTTGGTTTTGCCTCTGTGTGCTCTCTTGCAGCTACAGCTAGTGATTGTATTTGTTTACTTGGCTGGGTGGGAATTTTTCTGCCATCTATAGCACTTTTCTCAATGTACACCCAGTGATTTTCttcacacagccccccccccatcccatatcACCTTTGGCTGCAAATAGCATTATGATGTGAAAATCAATATGTCCTTATCAAGTGCAGATCCGTGGATTATTATAGAACATGTCAACTGAAAGTATATGGTATTTTGCTCacaggaaggaagaagcagaagcTTGCCAAAGAAAGAGCAGGACTTTCAAAGGTATTAATATTGGGTCCTACTTAGTTTAATCTTTACAGTGCTGTATAATACATGGGGTGCAGAAGTCTCTTCAGAGTGGGATTTGGTTGAATGTACTGTGCTTGCAACTTTTCTAGTAAGTACTTTTGAGTTATTTCTACGGCAGGGATTtgaggagggtggtggtggtgaagtcATGCCAATTGTAGTTCATCTCTATGACAATTTTGAGAACTTATAAATGGATCAAAACAAAATGATCTGGAGCATTTTGGCCTCATTGTCTGTCTAACCATTTGACCTTTtaccataaaatatattttttctaatTAACTTTTTCTTGATTTATAAAACAAAGAGATCTTTATCAAGCATGTATTTTTTTTACTCAGTACtgcatttaaaattgttttagggATTGGTGTGACTTTTGAATGGCTGATTagacacactttttttttaacagttgcCTGACCTGAAAGATGCTGAAGCAGTTCAGAAGTTCTTCCTTGAAGAGATACAACTTGGAGAGGAATTACTAGCACAAGGTTGTTGCAAATCTCTCTGAACCAGGGGAACAATAAAATGGATTGACATATAAACCATATTAGTTCTTTAACAATTGACTGGGAAAgtgtagttttaaaaaattattttaaattagttACCATAAGCTGTAGCTAGAGCAATGTGTAATATGCATCAAGATAGTCTGCTCAGCAAATTGGAAAAGTCActtaaattggaggaaggcttTAGAGAGCCTTTAGACTTTAGAGAAGGGACATAGCTTAGTGGTAGAGCTGCCTGGCAtgtaaaaggtcccaggttcaattcctggcactaCCATATTTGCAATATTGCTGTTTGCTTACCCAAATTAGGGAGATTCTTTTGGAGCTGTTCTACAATTAAAATTGTAGTTTTAATGGTACGGTATGTTTTACTGATGTTTTTATTAAtgttctgttttattgttgttaattaCCCTAAGGCTGctaggaagggtggtatataaataaaattaattaaaataataatcattGATGTGAAAGATATCTGCttaagaccctggaaagctgctgctagtctgagcagacaattctgaccttgacggacccaaggtctgattcagtttaaagcagcttcatgtgtgtttgaGTGACTTCACTGAACACAGAGTGGTTGGATGCATGTTCTTTATACTTTCTGGACTGCTAGAAATTGTTTCTCTTGGAACACCCAGCATTAGAAGGATCAGCTGTTGTATTAGAGCGCTGTGGTTTTCCTCCGTAAAGTTGCTTTACTGGtgtatttcttttaaagtaaCAGAATTTGTTTTACAATTTCAACTATAATTACAAATTTTAATAAATGCTGGCTCAAAGTGCAGGTGGAAAACAAACCTCACATACACATTAAAACATAGGTACAAAGAACAGAAATACATTAAATGGCTGTAAAGATGTCCTGGTCAGATGCACTTAGGTAGGTCCTAAGAACTGGATCTGGATAACAAATGAGCTGAAACTTCCAAGCTTAACATCTTCCCATTGCATAGTTTTATTCATATCAGTACCTCAAATTGTTAAAATTTGTTTGTCACAATTTTAATTGGAGGGGGGACTGTAATGTGAATTTTAAAGCCAATATCAGTGTAGTAATGTTTAGTTTTGATGCAGGTGAATATGAAAAAGGCGTTGACCACTTGACAAATGCCATTGCTGTGTGTGGACAACCGCAGCAGTTATTACAAGTTCTTCAGCAGACTCTTCCGCCACCGGTTTTCCAGATGCTTCTTACTAAGCTTCCAACAATTAGCCAGGTATGAGAAGTAACTTTTGTTTTTTTATCTTAAATAGATTTTGTTAACTATCAGATTAtactgattcagtatcaggcagctttgtgtgtgtgtgtgtgaaataggcATCAAAAACAAGAGAACAAGTGTGGTAGTGTGGTCCTTACTCCAGTGGTAGGCTGAGTCCAAGAGCCTCTCCAGACTATGGGTTTGTTCCTTCAGTGGGAATgcggctcatccagtccaacaaccTGTTTCACTTGGGGACCAGCCTGTTgcgctagaccagtggttctcaaccgcccgAGTGGGggcgcacaacaatctggagTCGGCATGAAAGTGGCCAGTGCCGCTACCCGCTGCCTGCAGCCGCTGCCATGACCACCGACCTGgcgaccccacagaaggggccaggcaaccacACTTGGTCGGGACTCcagggttgaaaaccactgccctagacagaTAACAACCCAAACATATAGACAAagctcttcccctgatgttgcatcCTAGCAGTGATGTTCAGAAATTTACTGCTTCCACATGTGAAGTTCCGTTTAGTCATACTTGTTAGTGATTGTATCActacatcttgtggcagtgacTTACTCAATTTAAACACCTGATGACTGAAGATATTTTGACTGTTCTGAAAGTATTATACATCTATTTAAATGGATGCCCcagagcagtggaccccaacctttttatcactggggaccactcaacgcttgacagttttactgaggcccaatgggggggtagtttactcctactctcaaccactgccctaacgctctctgactctggtcgctatggtaatgtttaaatatcccttcaaaataagatacagacacgccacaacaatgaacataaggaacattttattttcatggaaattttaactcatgacaatgacaaatcaatgggaaccctgagcttgtttctctgcaacgagatagtcccatgtgtgcctgccggatcgtggatgaataaagggctgggggggggggaggcatcctttgtggcccacctccagttagtcgacggaccacatgtggtctgcggcccgcaggttggggatcgctaccccagAGCATTAGTattcagaggaagaaaaagttatTTATCTCCACTTCATCATCATCTGTCCCATACATAATTGTATAAATCTGTCAGTAATTCCCCCCACGTCCCATTCAGTCTTTAGCCTTTACTCCAACCCCTTAACCATATTTGTTTCCCTCTTCTGCAATGTTTCCAGCTCTACAGTGCCCTTTTTGAGATATGCTGACCAAAATGGTACACATTATTCCAGAAGTGGCCATACCACAGCTCAGTACAGCGACAGTACTATATTGGCCAATTATTATCATACTCTGTCCCAATAGTCTTCATCATGTTCTTTTCAGCACTGCTGCACATGCATCAGCATTACAGCACCAGTatctctgtctcttggcagtgcagATCTCATCAGCATGGTTTTTGGACTAGCCCTTGCCCTTACATTAAAACCACAATTGCAACATTGCTGTCTGCTTGCCCAATTTTGAGAGATTCTTTGGAACTCTTCACAATCTGCTCTGATTTTCATCATGCTGATTAATTTGATTTCCTCTGCAAACATGACCAATACACTGCTGAATTTCAAGTCCATTTATGAAGCAGCACCAATCCCAGTAACAGTCCTTGTGGAACACCATTGTTGTAAGAGCTGTCCATTTGTTCCTACAGTGCTTCTCATAGTTTAAGCAGTTTCCATCCATAAGAGTAAcctgtctttttctctcttgACTACCAGTTTTTCTTGTTGGGATAGGGCCTTGTCAGAAGCCTTTTATAAGTCCAATGTATAATGCTTATCACCCTTATCTACTTGACAATTAAGCTTTCTCCAGGTCGGACAACACAGAAATTTCTTTTGTAGAATCTGTGCTGACTTTCTCCCAGctgacttttcttcttctgcatgtttaATATTTCTATCTTTAATATTAGTTTCTTCTAATTTACCCAGTGCAGACATAGGTTAGCTATCGGGGAGATGCAGTCTCACAGATGCCATCTCCCATGTGGAGTGCTGCAAGGTGTGATCCCCCAATTTCGTTAAACATCTTTATGCCCTCTGGTCCAGAGTTTTGTGCTTGGGTACCATCAGTATaaagataacacccagctctacctcctgatggatggccacccggattcACCCCCAGACAGGTTTGCcaaatgcttggaagcagtgacagggtggATCAAGCAGAttcacctgaaattcaacccttcaaagatggagatacTGTGATTGAGTAAGAAGGGATCTGTTGAGGAAGCATACTGCCCTGtctggatggggtacagctgTTGGTTGCACgctcagccagaaatctgggtgtgggTTTTGATGCCTTCCTCACTAGGGAGGcgcaagtcacaaaagtagcaaagctggcattttaccatctctaccaagccaagctattagccccctacctggccccagaacacctagccacagttatccatgcagtGGTCTCTAGATTGGACTTATGCAACTTGTTCTATGTGGGCTTGCCCTTGTTCTGGAGATTGCAACTGGTCAAGAACACAGCTGCCAAGAGTCCTCAAAAGAAACATCTTTAGGACCCTTATTCGACCTGCGCTGGCTcttggttgaattccggatcaagtttaaggttctggtacttacccATCAGGTCATTCGTGGTCCAggtcctgtgtatctgagagactgcctttctaTCTTTACTCCTCAATGAATTCTCATTTCTTTGAATACCCaccagttggtgatccctggccccaaggaagtatgcgtAGCCCCAACCAGGGGCTacgcattttctgtcctggctcccagctggtggaatgagctcccagagcaatTGACAGCACTTCTGAGAATGCTACCTTTCAGATCCTGGCCTTTTAACTTTCTGCCTTTTAACCTAACACAACTACATTTCCCAGTTTCATTGGTGCTGATTCTTCCCAAGCAGCACCTGTCAACCTATCTAGACAGCACATGATGCCCATAACCTTTGCACCAGGCAGCCAAAATTTTTGTCATATACTCTGTATTCCTCCAGGGGTATCCTCAGTACGAGAGGATATCAGTCTATTGCACAAGGAAGGTCTTCTTTTTCAAGGGATGACATCACTTTTTCTCAGAGTGATTATCCTCTGACCTCAAGACTCTCGCTCTCCATAACAGCAGGTGAGAGTCTAGGAGTGGGACTGTTCTGGGTCATGAGGGTTTCTTCCCCAAGCCTCTCTGTTCAGTTTTTCCACATCAGCAGCTTTGCCTCAAGGGAATGAACCTGCTTCCCGAGGCCATGAGCTACATGTAGGAGGCACACATTCATGATTTCCACCCAATAGGTGAATAGCCATGCATGTGGCACCCTGCAAAACACTGGATAACTCTTCCCCTGCTTTCTGTCTTCATAATAGGTTAGTGGTTTAAAATATCTAGAGTGATGCAGTGTCCTTTGACCTGATCCCCAGGCCAAGAGACACAATTTGTCCTTTGACTCACTCCTCTGCCTTGAAGAAGCCTTTCAGTCCAGAGGTCTACAGCAGAAGGGTGGAAACTGCAGACAGCCCCAGGCAAACAGACTTTGCTCAGTAAGCAACAGATGGAAAAAAACCCAGACAAAAACACGACACTCCAGCAAGCTACAGACACCCACTCCTCCTTAAACTCTGTCCTCTTACAGCCTCAGTTAATGCTCCCCAGTCATTTAGCAATGCTTTAAGCAATCCTTTCCTTCCTGCCATCCTAGCTGAGTCTTTTTTGCTCATGATATACTTGAAATGCTTATTGTATATTTGTAACAATCTACTCCTCAAATTCTCTTTTTGTTCACCTTATTGTCAAATtaaatttgttttgtttgactCCATACTCCTTGCTGTTAGCAGTATTTCAGGAAAACCTTTTCAGTTCAGAGTGACTGGCctaacccagcaagcttccatgtcagaatgggaatttgaatctggatctcccaGACTGTGTAACCTGACTATGACATCAAGAGTAATGTGTTGGTTATCTGAATACAAAAGGCTTTCACATTACAGTTCTAAACTGGATCTTTTAGTTCTTGGCCTGATTTTGACTAGAGTAGTGTGGGGTGGGGGTTTCATATggtgaatttccttccattaatgagcaGTCTCTGATGTGCTACAGTCATTTTAAACAGTGCTGCCCTTTTTCACCTAGTGATCTTCTTTGGAGGAATTAAAAAAGaatttttaatgttctaagttgaatACTATtgtgctaaaccaatatagcccATCAGTGCAGTCATGACACTATTGAGATGCTGCTATAATAATGAAGTGCTGTTTTGG
It contains:
- the TOMM20 gene encoding LOW QUALITY PROTEIN: mitochondrial import receptor subunit TOM20 homolog (The sequence of the model RefSeq protein was modified relative to this genomic sequence to represent the inferred CDS: inserted 1 base in 1 codon), yielding MRWWAESFSVAPAPRCLRSARRARERRSFRTRVGGTMMVGKTSAIAAGLCGALFIGYCIYFDRKRRSDPNFKNRLRERRKKQKLAKERAGLSKLPDLKDAEAVQKFFLEEIQLGEELLAQGEYEKGVDHLTNAIAVCGXTAAVITSSSADSSATGFPDASY